In Microbulbifer sp. GL-2, the following are encoded in one genomic region:
- the pepB gene encoding aminopeptidase PepB, which yields MTKLMRVQLVEGKADEPWGESALLSFRGDDALIHIGAAKDLPLVAAQRAARRLDGMGVTEVVLNGGGWDIESRWAFWAGYFNPKVSKTVNWGTEDGEELKELSARESAARWVREITNGTPDDVSPRVLAESAAEMLQKLAPEAVSYRIIAGDELLREGFVGIHNVGRGSVREPVMLQVDYNPSGDDSAPVDTCLVGKGITFDSGGYSIKPSSNMATMKSDMGGAAMVTGGLALAIARGLDKRVKLYLCCAENMVSGHAFKLGDIIKYKNDVTVEVLNTDAEGRLVLADGLIAASEEAPRWLLDAATLTGAAKMAVGRDFNCVFSFKDDMAQKVLDAATKENEKAWRLPLEPFHLEQTPSSFADISNIGIDGSPGASTAAAFLARFVPNEGRNWVHMDLSGSYQPAANDLWSTGAKGHGVRTIARFLLEN from the coding sequence ATGACAAAGCTAATGCGCGTTCAGCTGGTTGAAGGTAAGGCGGATGAACCTTGGGGAGAGTCTGCGCTACTCAGCTTTCGTGGTGACGACGCTCTTATCCATATCGGTGCTGCCAAAGACTTGCCGCTAGTAGCAGCACAACGCGCGGCGCGTCGTCTGGATGGCATGGGGGTGACGGAAGTTGTCCTCAATGGTGGCGGTTGGGATATTGAAAGCCGTTGGGCTTTTTGGGCTGGTTACTTTAATCCTAAAGTTTCCAAGACCGTCAACTGGGGCACAGAAGACGGCGAGGAGTTGAAAGAGCTGTCTGCTCGCGAGAGTGCTGCTCGCTGGGTACGTGAGATCACCAATGGTACCCCGGATGATGTGTCCCCCCGGGTGCTGGCGGAAAGCGCTGCGGAAATGTTGCAAAAGCTCGCTCCCGAAGCTGTAAGCTACCGCATTATTGCGGGCGATGAGTTGCTGCGCGAGGGCTTTGTAGGCATTCATAATGTTGGCCGTGGCAGTGTGCGCGAACCGGTGATGCTGCAAGTGGACTACAACCCGAGTGGCGATGACAGTGCGCCAGTGGATACCTGCCTGGTGGGCAAAGGCATTACTTTCGATTCCGGTGGTTACAGTATCAAGCCATCCAGCAATATGGCCACCATGAAGTCTGATATGGGCGGCGCAGCCATGGTTACTGGAGGTCTTGCACTGGCGATAGCCCGCGGTTTGGATAAGCGGGTGAAATTGTACCTGTGCTGTGCGGAAAATATGGTTTCCGGTCATGCCTTCAAACTGGGCGATATCATCAAGTACAAAAATGATGTCACCGTGGAAGTGTTGAATACCGATGCGGAGGGACGTCTGGTACTTGCTGACGGATTAATCGCTGCATCTGAGGAAGCCCCCCGCTGGCTGCTTGATGCCGCTACCCTGACCGGTGCTGCAAAAATGGCCGTGGGACGTGATTTCAACTGCGTATTCAGCTTTAAAGATGACATGGCACAGAAGGTCCTGGATGCCGCGACAAAAGAAAATGAGAAAGCCTGGCGCCTGCCTCTTGAGCCCTTCCATCTGGAGCAAACCCCCTCCAGCTTTGCTGATATCTCCAATATTGGTATAGATGGCAGCCCTGGTGCCTCCACAGCAGCAGCTTTCTTGGCACGTTTTGTACCTAATGAAGGACGTAACTGGGTACATATGGATCTGTCTGGCTCTTACCAGCCCGCAGCAAATGACCTGTGGTCCACAGGTGCCAAAGGGCATGGAGTGCGCACTATTGCACGCTTTTTGTTGGAAAACTGA
- a CDS encoding DUF393 domain-containing protein: MPAKIRVFYNSACPVCNAGISAQKKKSSTCPIAWEDVHLDNAKAEELDVELELVRERLHVIDAEGELRVGYEAFIAIWENSSSERWKATVSKVPGLRWCLNKSYNGFARCLYLWNRALKHW; encoded by the coding sequence ATGCCTGCCAAAATCCGTGTTTTCTATAACTCCGCCTGTCCCGTGTGTAACGCGGGTATCAGTGCTCAAAAGAAAAAGTCCAGCACCTGCCCAATCGCTTGGGAGGATGTGCATTTAGATAATGCTAAAGCAGAAGAGCTGGATGTGGAGCTGGAACTTGTACGTGAACGCCTGCATGTGATTGATGCGGAAGGGGAGTTGCGGGTAGGTTACGAGGCGTTCATTGCTATTTGGGAGAACTCCTCAAGTGAGCGCTGGAAAGCGACGGTATCAAAAGTCCCCGGACTGCGCTGGTGTCTTAACAAATCCTATAATGGCTTTGCCCGCTGTCTATATTTATGGAATCGGGCATTAAAGCACTGGTGA
- a CDS encoding cupin domain-containing protein, translating to MSKYILKKEQILEMEGEKKVHFLNPNAVRRNKPLGDITGISGFGFHIIEIEPGYESTEFHCHKFEDECVYILQGQAEVQIGDGTYSVSEGDFVSYPAGGLPHVMKNTGDETLRCIVVGQRLDHDVADYPNKDKRIYRNKGLPWELVHHKDIEHPR from the coding sequence ATGAGTAAATATATTCTTAAAAAAGAACAAATTCTGGAAATGGAAGGTGAAAAGAAAGTGCACTTTCTTAATCCTAACGCAGTCCGCCGTAATAAGCCCCTAGGAGATATAACTGGGATATCTGGTTTCGGCTTTCATATTATAGAAATAGAGCCAGGTTATGAATCAACAGAGTTTCACTGCCATAAATTTGAGGATGAGTGTGTATATATCCTGCAAGGGCAGGCGGAAGTGCAAATCGGAGATGGGACCTATAGCGTGTCAGAAGGGGACTTTGTCAGTTACCCGGCAGGTGGTCTGCCCCATGTAATGAAAAATACCGGCGATGAAACCCTGCGTTGTATTGTCGTGGGCCAGCGCCTGGATCACGATGTGGCTGACTACCCAAATAAAGATAAGAGGATTTACCGTAATAAGGGTTTACCCTGGGAGCTGGTGCATCATAAAGATATCGAGCACCCGCGATAA
- a CDS encoding rhomboid family intramembrane serine protease, whose amino-acid sequence MLIIPIQNKPDWRRPPLMCFALILVNLLVFVFYQGGDEARWQEAENYYFESDLPDLEEQRFLMYVDEMHPEWRLQMGVEGEEFVYRELLWNPEFHHWLLPKLEQEGQTRWLQQRQHFADLRDRMSSMALGLTPAEPNIAGLFGHMFLHGSWDHLIGNMVFLLLFGLSVELALGGLWFIGLYLLGGLAAAGLHMLVESGSHVPMVGASGAVSAIMGMFVAIYGVRRLRFFYTVGFMFGEFSAPALMVLPLWLGKEIFGFLYGDAGIAYWAHTGGLLAGFVLALILIYWRPLVQTMPQEEEELPSPQKSALARIDRFQEEGKLLEAAEAAAAAVRQYPDFLPLIQRYIELTAISPDSEAFHRANLALFAQAANLQIEARILAAGYHSYLHATQKPRALTAKACLLMARRATEAKDWPWLEELLQRLIARGVQHPLIPKLGTALVSYYRRIGEEGRAREMIELTQGVEIPGQP is encoded by the coding sequence GTGCTGATTATCCCGATCCAGAATAAGCCGGACTGGCGCCGCCCGCCGCTGATGTGCTTTGCGCTGATTCTCGTGAACCTGTTGGTATTCGTATTCTATCAAGGTGGGGATGAGGCTCGTTGGCAGGAAGCTGAGAATTACTATTTTGAAAGTGATCTGCCGGATTTGGAGGAGCAACGCTTCCTGATGTATGTCGATGAGATGCACCCGGAATGGCGCTTGCAGATGGGGGTGGAAGGGGAAGAGTTTGTCTATCGGGAGCTGCTGTGGAATCCCGAATTTCACCACTGGCTTTTGCCCAAATTGGAGCAAGAAGGGCAGACCCGTTGGTTACAGCAGCGGCAGCATTTTGCCGACTTACGCGACCGTATGAGCAGTATGGCCCTTGGGTTGACCCCGGCGGAGCCGAATATCGCGGGATTATTCGGGCACATGTTCCTGCATGGAAGTTGGGATCACTTGATCGGCAATATGGTTTTTTTGTTGCTGTTTGGCTTGTCGGTAGAGCTGGCTCTGGGTGGTCTCTGGTTTATCGGCCTTTACCTGCTCGGCGGTCTGGCTGCTGCCGGCCTGCATATGCTGGTGGAATCGGGCAGTCATGTACCTATGGTCGGTGCCTCTGGTGCGGTATCGGCAATCATGGGTATGTTTGTCGCTATTTATGGAGTGCGGCGCCTGCGCTTTTTTTACACGGTGGGTTTTATGTTTGGCGAATTCAGTGCGCCGGCACTGATGGTGTTGCCACTATGGCTGGGCAAGGAAATTTTCGGTTTTTTATATGGGGATGCTGGTATTGCCTATTGGGCCCATACTGGCGGCCTATTGGCCGGTTTTGTCTTGGCCCTGATATTGATTTATTGGCGCCCACTTGTACAGACTATGCCGCAAGAGGAGGAAGAACTGCCTTCACCACAAAAAAGTGCTCTTGCCCGAATTGACCGTTTCCAGGAGGAGGGCAAATTGCTGGAAGCCGCCGAGGCCGCAGCTGCAGCGGTGCGCCAGTACCCGGACTTCCTGCCATTGATTCAACGCTATATCGAACTGACTGCTATTAGCCCGGATAGTGAAGCTTTCCATCGTGCCAATTTGGCGCTATTCGCCCAGGCGGCTAACCTACAAATCGAAGCGCGTATTCTGGCGGCTGGATACCATAGTTACTTGCACGCGACCCAAAAACCACGTGCTCTGACTGCAAAAGCCTGCCTGTTAATGGCGCGCCGCGCTACTGAAGCGAAGGATTGGCCCTGGCTAGAAGAGTTGCTGCAGAGGTTGATCGCACGGGGGGTACAGCACCCGTTGATCCCCAAGTTGGGCACAGCTCTGGTGAGCTATTACCGGCGTATTGGCGAGGAGGGGCGGGCACGGGAAATGATCGAGCTAACACAAGGCGTAGAAATTCCAGGACAGCCTTAG